A segment of the Parasynechococcus marenigrum WH 8102 genome:
TCCTTTCGCCCGCTGGTTTGAAGGGGGCACCACCAACCTGTCGTACAACTGTCTCGACCGACATCTCGAGGGGGCCAAGGCCGAGAAGACCGCGCTGATCTGGGAAGGGGAGCCCGGAGACGTGCGCCGTTTCAGCTACCGCGAGCTCCATGCCGAGGTGTGCAAAGCCGCCAACGCTCTGAAGGCCATGGGCATTGGCAAAGGCGATCTGGTCGCCCTCTACATGCCGATGATTCCAGAGGCCGCCATTGCGATGCTCGCCTGCGCTCGCATCGGTGCCCCCCATTCCGTTGTGTTCGGTGGTTTCTCTGCCGAGGCCTTGCGCGATCGCCTCAAGGACGGTGAGGCGAAGGCCGTGATCACAGCGGATGGGGGATTCAGAAAGGACAAGCCCGTTTCCCTCAAACCTGCTGTTGATGCAGCTCTAGCGGAGGGCGCCTGTCCTTCGGTGACCGGCGTGCTCGTGGTGCAGCGCACCAAGCAGCCCGTGGAGATGGTTGCCGGCCGCGATCAGTGGTGGCACGACCTCGTGGATGCCCAGGGCAGCGATTGCCCTGCGGAGCCGATGGCCAGTGAAGATCGACTGTTCGTGCTCTACACCTCAGGTTCCACCGGCAAACCCAAGGGTGTAGTGCACACCACTGCCGGTTACAACCTCTGGGCCCATCTCACCTTCCAGTGGATTTTCGACATCCGCGATAACGACGTCTACTGGTGCACAGCGGATGTTGGCTGGATCACTGGCCACAGCTACATCGTGTACGGCCCGCTGTCCAACGGTGCGACCACCGTGATGTACGAGGGGGCGCCGCGCCCCTCCAAACCCGGTGCGTTCTGGGAGTTGATCCAGAAGCACGGCATCACGATCTTTTACACCGCGCCGACTGCGATTCGAGCCTTCATGAAGAGTGGCCGCCAGGTGCCGGATCAATTCGACATGAGCAGCCTTCGCCTGCTGGGCACCGTTGGTGAACCGATCAATCCGGAGGCCTGGATGTGGTACCGCGACGTGATTGGCGGCAACCGCTGTCCGATTGTCGACACTTGGTGGCAGACCGAAACCGGTGGCGTGATGATCAGTCCGCTGCCTGGAGCCACTCCCACCAAACCGGGATCCGCCACGCTGCCGCTGCCGGGCATTCAGGCCGACATCGTTGATGGAGAAGGCAACAGCTGCGGGCCCGATGAAGGTGGATACCTGGCTGTCCGAGCCCCCTGGCCTGGAATGATGCGCACGGTCCATGGCAACCCCCAGCGCTTTCGTGAGAGCTATTGGGAGCACATCCGTCCTGCCGATGGCTCGTACCTCTATTTCGCTGGGGATGGCGCCCGCCGTGATGCCGATGGATATTTCTGGGTGATGGGCCGGGTGGATGACGTGATCAACGTCTCCGGTCACCGCCTCGGCACGATGGAAATTGAGTCGGCTCTGGTGAGCCATCCCGCGGTGGCGGAAGCTGCTGTGGTGGGTCGTCCCGATGACCTCAAAGGTGAAGGCATCGTTGCGTTCGTCACCCTTGAGTCGGGGCGTGAGTCGTCGGATGATCTGATCAAGCAACTCAGGGCCCATGTGGGCACGGAGATAGGACCGATCGCTCGGCCGGATGAGATTCGTTGCAGTGATGCACTGCCCAAGACCCGCAGCGGCAAGATCATGCGCCGGATCCTGAGGGCCCTGGCCGCCGGTCAGGAGGTCAGCGGCGACACCAGCACCCTGGAGGATCGTTCGGTCCTCGATCGGCTGCGGGCTTGAGTCAGCTGGCCCAGCTGCTAATCATCTCGGTCAACTGACGGATGACACCGACACGTTTCGGGTCATCCGCCCAGTCACCCAGAACGCTGCGTCTCAGCCCCGCACTGGCTGGGGTGAGGTGGTCGCCGGGCAGCTGCAACACCTCGGTGCGGTTCTGCGGTCGTTGCTCAAGGGCTTGAAGCAAGGCATCGCTCTGATCCAGTTGATCGCGGCCGAACCGCACCAGCAAGTTGCGTTCCTGCTGGTAATGCCGGCTGATAAGCCGAAGAGTCTCCCCAGGTGAGGGATTGAACTCCGTTTCAACCCCCAGCCGTGGGGCGATCTCCCCGAGCAGGGGGATCGAACGATCCGCCTGGAAATTGTTGAAACTCAAAGCCACCAAACCTCGGCTGTTCCTCCCCCCGTCCGGAGCCAGCAGCTGCAATTTGCAACCTAGGCTGTGACCGAGCCGCAGTGGCAGCGGCAACGGGCCGTAACGCTCTTCGAGCTGTTTGCGTGCGCTCCGGAACTCGGTCCAGGCCTCCCGGGCCTGGCTTTGATGATCAAACCCGGGCACATAGGCCCAGGCGTTGACCACCAGGCCGTTGTTGCTGAGATCTTCGAGCAGGCGCCGGTAACTCACCTGGGGCGTGGCAGCCAGATAGCTCCCACCGATGAAATCCACTTGGCCGAGGGGCCGTGATGGTCTCAGTTGCCAGATCTTGCCCTGTTGACGCCAGTCCATCTCTGATCAGCCCTGGAGGGAGGAGATCACCCGTTCGGCTTCTCGCACGTGGGCAGGACCATCCAGCAGGTTGCTGAAGACGTGCCGGATGACCCCCTCACCATCCACCACATAGGTCACCCGACCGGGCACCAGCCCGAGGGCCTTGGGAACCCCAAGGCTGCGGCGAAGACTGTTGTTCCGATCGACCAGCAGGGGGAAGTTCAGGCCATGGCGTGTGGCGAAGCGGCGGTGGCTGATGGCGTCATCACCACTGATGCCCCAGACCTCGGCTCCGAGTTCCTGGAAGGCGGCGCTGCTGTCGCGAAAGCCGCATGCCTCTGCCGTGCAACCCGGCGTGTCGTCCTTGGGGTAAAAGAACAGAACCAGCCAACGGCCACGTGCCGTCTCGGGAGTTCGCTGCACTCCATCCTGATCGTCAAGACAGAAGCTGGGCAGGGAGTCGCCGACGCCGATGGCCATCTACTCAGTGATGCAGTTCAGACCATAAGCAGAGCGGCACTTGCACCGAGCGAGACAATCGGCTTGGGCATCGGGAGCGTGCAAATGGCTGATCAGTTGACGTTGTTAGAAGCGGTGCCGGAGCACCGTTCTGAGCCGACGGCTTCGGCAGGTCCTGCCACGCTTCTGATCATTGACACCGAGACCACAGGGCTGGATCCGGAGAAGGATCGCTGCCTCGAAGTTGGCGCCATTTTGTTTGATGTGTCGACACGATCCGTGTTGGCACAGCAGTCCTTTCTGTTGCCGGTGGAGACCAATGCGGCGGAACCGATCAACCGGATCCCCGCGTCGGTCACACGGTTGCCCCAGCCCTGGACTGGTGCACTGCGCTGGTTTGATGAACTCCTCACCGCCTCGGACGTGCTGGTGGCCCATAACGCCGTCTTCGATCGTCAGTGGTTTGGTCGGGATCCCTTGCCTGCCGTCAGCCATCCATGGCTTTGTTCGATGGAGGATCTGCGCTGGCCTGCTGAGCGGCAGTTGCGGTCCCGTCCCTCCGTGCGGGACCTGGCTCTCGCCTACGGCGTTCCGGTCTGGTCAGCCCATCGGGCGTTGACCGATTGCAACTACCTCGCGGAGGTGTTCGCCCGTTGCGACGACCTGGAGACGATGCTGCTGCACGGCCTTGAGCCCCGTCAGTTGATGCGAGCAAGGGTGTCGTACGACAACCGCCATCTCGCCCGGGAGGCAGGATTCCGATGGAACGACCCTGTGAAAGGGGCCTGGACGCGCCGCCTGAGCCAACGGGAGGTCAAGAGCCTCGATTTTCCTGTTGAGGTCGTTGAACCTGGTCCGGAACGCCGCGCTGCCTGAGCCGGGACCTTTGGAACAGATGCTCTTTTGCTTCAGCACTCCGAAGCGACTGGGGTGGTTTGGCTTGTTTGGCTGTCTTCGCAGCAGGGTGAACTCATGGCTGTTTTCATCCATCGTCGTCGTCATCCCATCCAGAACCGCTTGCGGCAGTGGCAGCAGGTGCGCACCTGGGCCCGGCTGATCCGGGAGGCCGAAGCGCTCTGGCATGTTGATGTTCGTGCATTACGGCGTGTGGGTGCTGAGGAACTCTCACAATTGCTTGAAGAAGTTCCTCCGGCTCAACGGCAACGCATCAATCGTTGGTTGGATGGTTATTGCGTGGCTACACGATTGCGTCGGGAATAAAGCGACTTGAATAAAATCAAGTGCCTTGATTCGTCAATGATATGAACGAGAACCAGCACGAGCCCTGAAGATTCGACCTTCCTTAACCTTGCCCTAACGACGGATTCGTTTTCAGTTGGCTACTCCTAGGGCGCCAACTTCCCATTAGGCCTCCCATGAGCTTCGCTAAGAAGGCTCTTCTCGTCTCTTCCGTGCTTGCCCTTGGGGCTGGCATGTCCGCCTCCGCCGCAGAAAAGCTGAACGGTGCTGGCGCGTCTTTCCCCGCCAAGATCTACCAGCGTTGGTTCGCTGACCTGGCCAAGTCCGGTGGCCCTCAGGTCAACTACCAGGCTGTCGGTTCCGGCTCCGGCCGTAAGGCTTTCATCGACCAGACCGTGAACTTCGGTGCATCGGATGATCCGATGAAGAAGAAGGACATGGCCAAGGTCAAGCGCGGTGTTGTCCAGATCCCCATGGTCGGCGGCACCATCGCCTTCGGCTACAACAAGCCCGGTTGTGATCTGAAGCTCACCCAGGAGCAGGCTGTTCGCGTTGCCATGGGCAAGATCCGCAACTGGCAAGACCTCGGTTGCCAGCCCGGCACCATCACCTGGGTGCACCGTTCCGACGGCTCCGGCACCACCAAGGCCTTCACCAACTCCATGCAGGCCTTCTCCAGCACCTGGACCCTGGGAACCGGTAAGTCCGTCAAGTGGCCCGCCGGTGTTGGCGCCAAGGGCAACTCCGGTGTTGCCGGTGTGATCCAGAACCGTATGGGTGCCATCGGTTACGTCAACCAGTCCTACATCAAGGGCAAAGTCGTTGCTGCTGCTCTGCAGAACAAGTCCGGTGAGTTCCTGAAGCCCTCCGTGGCTGCTGGTGCACGCGCCCTGAACGGCATTCAGCTGGACAAGGACCTGGCTGGCAAGAACCCCAACCCCACCGCTAAGGGTGCTTATCCCATCGCAACCCTGACCTGGGTTCTGGCGTACAAGACCGGCAACGGCAAGGACGCCAAGGTTGTTCAGGAAGCCTTCAACTACATGCTGAGCGACGCTGCTCAGGACAAGGCTCCTTCCCTGGGCTTCGTGCCTCTGAAGGGCGACATCCTGGCCAAGGCCAAGGCTGCTGTGAACAAGATCGGCGAGTGATGACTAGCTGAGCCGTCGGTTGATCTGACGGTTTTGAGCAGTTCCAAGGGGGGCCT
Coding sequences within it:
- the acs gene encoding acetate--CoA ligase, with the translated sequence MTESNTSIESVLQEQRVFQPPAEMAAAARIGSLESYRAMAAAATKDPDGFWGEAARRELHWFEPFHTVLDWSEPPFARWFEGGTTNLSYNCLDRHLEGAKAEKTALIWEGEPGDVRRFSYRELHAEVCKAANALKAMGIGKGDLVALYMPMIPEAAIAMLACARIGAPHSVVFGGFSAEALRDRLKDGEAKAVITADGGFRKDKPVSLKPAVDAALAEGACPSVTGVLVVQRTKQPVEMVAGRDQWWHDLVDAQGSDCPAEPMASEDRLFVLYTSGSTGKPKGVVHTTAGYNLWAHLTFQWIFDIRDNDVYWCTADVGWITGHSYIVYGPLSNGATTVMYEGAPRPSKPGAFWELIQKHGITIFYTAPTAIRAFMKSGRQVPDQFDMSSLRLLGTVGEPINPEAWMWYRDVIGGNRCPIVDTWWQTETGGVMISPLPGATPTKPGSATLPLPGIQADIVDGEGNSCGPDEGGYLAVRAPWPGMMRTVHGNPQRFRESYWEHIRPADGSYLYFAGDGARRDADGYFWVMGRVDDVINVSGHRLGTMEIESALVSHPAVAEAAVVGRPDDLKGEGIVAFVTLESGRESSDDLIKQLRAHVGTEIGPIARPDEIRCSDALPKTRSGKIMRRILRALAAGQEVSGDTSTLEDRSVLDRLRA
- a CDS encoding DUF1350 family protein; amino-acid sequence: MDWRQQGKIWQLRPSRPLGQVDFIGGSYLAATPQVSYRRLLEDLSNNGLVVNAWAYVPGFDHQSQAREAWTEFRSARKQLEERYGPLPLPLRLGHSLGCKLQLLAPDGGRNSRGLVALSFNNFQADRSIPLLGEIAPRLGVETEFNPSPGETLRLISRHYQQERNLLVRFGRDQLDQSDALLQALEQRPQNRTEVLQLPGDHLTPASAGLRRSVLGDWADDPKRVGVIRQLTEMISSWAS
- a CDS encoding peroxiredoxin, yielding MAIGVGDSLPSFCLDDQDGVQRTPETARGRWLVLFFYPKDDTPGCTAEACGFRDSSAAFQELGAEVWGISGDDAISHRRFATRHGLNFPLLVDRNNSLRRSLGVPKALGLVPGRVTYVVDGEGVIRHVFSNLLDGPAHVREAERVISSLQG
- a CDS encoding 3'-5' exonuclease, whose translation is MADQLTLLEAVPEHRSEPTASAGPATLLIIDTETTGLDPEKDRCLEVGAILFDVSTRSVLAQQSFLLPVETNAAEPINRIPASVTRLPQPWTGALRWFDELLTASDVLVAHNAVFDRQWFGRDPLPAVSHPWLCSMEDLRWPAERQLRSRPSVRDLALAYGVPVWSAHRALTDCNYLAEVFARCDDLETMLLHGLEPRQLMRARVSYDNRHLAREAGFRWNDPVKGAWTRRLSQREVKSLDFPVEVVEPGPERRAA
- the pstS gene encoding phosphate ABC transporter substrate-binding protein PstS; this encodes MSFAKKALLVSSVLALGAGMSASAAEKLNGAGASFPAKIYQRWFADLAKSGGPQVNYQAVGSGSGRKAFIDQTVNFGASDDPMKKKDMAKVKRGVVQIPMVGGTIAFGYNKPGCDLKLTQEQAVRVAMGKIRNWQDLGCQPGTITWVHRSDGSGTTKAFTNSMQAFSSTWTLGTGKSVKWPAGVGAKGNSGVAGVIQNRMGAIGYVNQSYIKGKVVAAALQNKSGEFLKPSVAAGARALNGIQLDKDLAGKNPNPTAKGAYPIATLTWVLAYKTGNGKDAKVVQEAFNYMLSDAAQDKAPSLGFVPLKGDILAKAKAAVNKIGE